From the Candidatus Methanoplasma cognatum genome, one window contains:
- a CDS encoding AAA family ATPase — MYAVSIYGKGGIGKSTISSNISYGLSEKGFNVLHVGCDPKHDSTKLLMNSIQQNTFMDYLTDSDMANPILEGSNGVSCIECGGAIPGLGCAGKGIVRMFDYLKENSSGDYDIRIHDVLGDVVCGGFSVPMRKEFADAIVLVISDEFMSIYAANNILIGIRNLNNGPCILGAVINRKTLDKGHFAEEFARAAKLPILGRVSKSDAFAQAERIGSTVLESFSESDSAYEIRNIIDIIIEAAKGSIDLALPYPLTDEAMEGIISGKCVKAEKLPDKEIIFDFDFYDHGVGMKYFGNYVTPCCTSHGGVKLLQEMSDVGIVLHGPRNCAFLMEYSNLRRSYKTRSLTDEPSLFNLYSTCMSDDLTFKGDTERIKETVEKVAEKGYGNIFILPTCAPAAMGTDLKGIADEISIEGVNVIAVPEDSLFLSSKFGCLDGVLRRMSGMLDRNLEVIPDTVNLLTYSISVLSRPENIDEISEILNAVGLRPNTVFARGVSIESIKKMPSAEYNIQVGVSMLGDKITEILTEGREHIVLRMPHGLYEVKAWISALSEMTGRHGSGDAYLRTIEKNYYDSINEMRKYTEGKTAMIYERVGSDMDWYIDTLLDMGITVKCFAHWKCNLLKDNDKETRHKEIEHIYDLPLCEVKGLMDKMGCDILVSGDPRVGRIGANWVGLNTNFTGLRGTLYWAKRARNAFRMPACDGWRDPQ; from the coding sequence ATGTACGCAGTATCTATCTACGGCAAAGGAGGTATCGGGAAATCCACAATTTCCTCTAACATCTCATATGGGTTGTCTGAGAAAGGATTTAACGTGCTTCACGTTGGATGCGATCCTAAACACGATTCCACGAAATTGCTTATGAACAGTATCCAACAGAACACTTTTATGGATTATCTGACAGACAGCGATATGGCGAATCCGATCCTGGAAGGCTCTAATGGAGTGTCATGCATCGAATGCGGAGGCGCAATACCAGGATTAGGATGTGCCGGCAAAGGCATAGTAAGAATGTTCGACTATCTCAAGGAGAACTCCTCCGGAGATTATGACATACGGATACATGACGTGCTGGGGGATGTGGTATGCGGAGGATTTTCAGTACCTATGAGAAAGGAGTTCGCAGATGCGATCGTCCTGGTAATATCTGATGAGTTCATGTCCATATATGCAGCGAACAATATATTGATCGGCATAAGGAATCTGAACAACGGCCCGTGCATATTAGGCGCTGTCATCAACAGAAAGACACTCGACAAAGGACATTTTGCGGAGGAATTCGCCAGGGCCGCAAAACTCCCGATATTGGGCAGAGTATCTAAAAGTGATGCGTTCGCACAGGCGGAAAGGATAGGGTCTACAGTATTGGAGTCGTTCTCCGAATCAGACTCTGCATACGAGATACGCAATATCATCGACATAATAATCGAAGCCGCTAAGGGTAGCATAGATCTGGCCCTGCCGTACCCCCTTACCGATGAGGCCATGGAAGGGATCATTTCAGGTAAATGCGTTAAAGCTGAGAAACTTCCTGATAAAGAGATAATCTTTGATTTTGACTTCTACGATCACGGGGTGGGTATGAAGTATTTCGGTAATTATGTGACGCCTTGCTGCACTTCGCACGGCGGGGTCAAACTGCTGCAGGAGATGTCCGACGTGGGAATCGTTCTGCATGGACCAAGGAACTGTGCTTTCCTGATGGAATACTCCAACCTCAGAAGGTCTTATAAAACACGGTCTTTGACCGATGAGCCGTCTTTATTCAATCTTTACAGCACATGTATGAGCGATGATCTTACATTCAAAGGAGATACGGAACGGATAAAGGAGACCGTAGAAAAAGTGGCGGAGAAAGGTTACGGCAATATATTCATATTACCCACTTGTGCGCCTGCGGCAATGGGTACGGATCTGAAGGGAATAGCAGATGAGATCTCCATTGAAGGAGTGAATGTTATTGCGGTCCCCGAGGACAGCCTATTCTTAAGCAGCAAGTTCGGATGTTTAGATGGCGTCCTGAGACGCATGAGCGGTATGCTGGACCGAAACTTGGAAGTAATACCTGATACGGTCAACCTCCTTACATATTCCATATCTGTTCTGTCGAGGCCTGAGAACATTGACGAGATCAGTGAGATACTAAATGCGGTCGGCCTCAGGCCCAACACGGTTTTCGCAAGGGGCGTTTCGATAGAGTCCATAAAGAAAATGCCCTCCGCCGAATATAACATACAGGTCGGGGTTTCCATGCTAGGTGACAAGATCACAGAGATACTGACCGAAGGGAGGGAACATATTGTCCTGAGAATGCCGCACGGCCTGTATGAAGTTAAGGCATGGATCTCAGCCTTGTCCGAGATGACGGGGAGGCATGGATCAGGCGATGCATACCTCCGCACTATCGAAAAGAACTACTATGACTCCATCAATGAGATGAGGAAGTATACTGAAGGCAAAACCGCTATGATATATGAGAGGGTGGGCAGCGATATGGACTGGTACATCGACACCCTGCTTGACATGGGAATCACCGTCAAATGCTTTGCGCATTGGAAATGCAACCTCCTGAAAGACAACGATAAAGAGACCAGACATAAAGAGATAGAGCATATCTACGATCTCCCTCTCTGCGAGGTCAAAGGTCTCATGGACAAAATGGGCTGTGACATCTTGGTCTCCGGCGATCCCCGTGTGGGAAGGATCGGTGCGAATTGGGTGGGTTTGAACACTAATTTCACAGGGTTGAGAGGAACCCTATACTGGGCGAAGCGGGCCCGGAACGCTTTTCGTATGCCCGCATGCGACGGATGGAGGGATCCCCAATGA
- a CDS encoding AAA family ATPase gives MIQIAIYGKGGIGKSTVSANISYSLADKGTKVLQIGCDPKHDSTRALLQGREQATVLNYIRSTPPYDRKLEDIVLDGVKGIKCVEAGGPEPGIGCAGRGILSTFDTLKKLGLDDMKFDVKIYDVLGDVVCGGFAVPLRNEYADGVYLVTSGEFMSIYAANNILKGIKNFDKGVPRVAGIILNCRGVENEYETVKRFADAVELPLVACIPRSKLFADSEAAGKTVMEMFPDSDVAKELEKISDNIISIMDGRSSPFDSNPLNDAQMEQIAKGETVKKNEKFDTVGSGAACRGCIKAPKVKVTTEKNVVGSCATAGAVYGCSSVIDSVVIVHGPRSCAHIMSSSRNISEIRKGSGKTGKGLQSMRIVSTDMDDTISVFGGAGLLEEKIRNMILEGHKSIFVVTSCVSGIIGDNAIDVVNAISNENPDVYFRVVEADGNILGEWEVGFAESANALLDMVDDTLEPREDTVNILAERYLFRQGEDTENEVYDLFRPYGIKINCRFMYESSMDSIRNFRLGKTNYIIDNDRSSMKIAKLVSSKLNVPVDTEPLPIGIREHGRFSEKIGKELGMQEKATAIAAEEENRYSLEISKIRPKLEGKKVLIEDRFTQNIDWLVELVSDLGMEVLAVGIGPTHHWKEKRAEPKSLPKGVPIKHDYLLEDLLADVESFSPDIVLTDSGLMELDGIRSAMYSRPAPGINSVLRFGRKMGDLVSVPATEGWRKIQ, from the coding sequence ATGATACAGATAGCAATATACGGAAAAGGCGGAATAGGGAAGTCCACGGTTTCGGCGAACATTTCCTATTCTTTGGCCGATAAGGGGACGAAGGTTCTCCAGATAGGCTGCGACCCGAAGCACGACTCCACCAGGGCACTTCTTCAAGGCAGAGAGCAGGCGACTGTCCTTAACTACATACGCAGCACCCCCCCTTATGACAGGAAGCTTGAGGATATAGTCCTTGACGGCGTAAAGGGGATAAAATGCGTAGAAGCCGGAGGGCCCGAACCGGGAATAGGTTGTGCGGGAAGGGGGATACTCAGCACATTCGACACGCTGAAGAAGCTGGGATTGGACGATATGAAGTTCGATGTCAAGATCTATGATGTTCTGGGAGATGTTGTGTGCGGGGGATTCGCTGTTCCGTTGAGAAATGAGTATGCGGACGGAGTATACTTGGTGACATCCGGAGAGTTTATGTCGATTTACGCCGCGAACAACATCCTCAAAGGGATCAAGAACTTCGATAAGGGTGTTCCCAGAGTAGCGGGCATAATCCTGAACTGCCGCGGCGTAGAGAATGAGTACGAAACGGTAAAGAGATTTGCAGACGCAGTCGAACTGCCGCTCGTTGCTTGCATACCCAGAAGTAAGCTGTTCGCAGATTCGGAAGCGGCGGGGAAGACAGTTATGGAAATGTTTCCCGACTCGGATGTCGCCAAAGAGTTGGAAAAGATATCGGACAACATAATCAGCATAATGGACGGAAGATCATCACCTTTTGATTCCAACCCCCTGAACGATGCCCAAATGGAGCAGATAGCAAAAGGGGAGACAGTAAAAAAAAATGAGAAATTTGACACAGTCGGATCGGGAGCAGCATGTCGAGGGTGCATAAAAGCACCTAAAGTCAAAGTTACCACTGAAAAGAACGTGGTCGGCTCCTGTGCAACAGCAGGGGCGGTCTATGGCTGCTCCTCTGTGATCGACTCTGTTGTCATAGTACACGGCCCCCGAAGCTGCGCACACATAATGTCCTCTTCAAGGAATATATCTGAGATCAGGAAAGGAAGCGGCAAGACTGGGAAAGGTCTGCAGTCGATGAGGATCGTTTCAACCGATATGGACGATACGATATCTGTTTTCGGCGGTGCTGGCCTTTTGGAAGAGAAGATAAGAAATATGATCCTTGAAGGGCACAAGAGCATCTTTGTCGTCACATCATGCGTATCTGGGATAATAGGAGATAATGCCATTGATGTTGTGAATGCCATAAGCAACGAGAATCCGGATGTTTATTTCAGGGTGGTCGAAGCAGACGGGAACATTCTTGGAGAATGGGAAGTGGGGTTCGCCGAATCCGCGAACGCCCTTCTTGACATGGTAGATGATACGCTGGAACCAAGGGAAGATACTGTCAACATCCTTGCGGAAAGATATCTTTTCAGACAGGGTGAGGACACAGAGAACGAGGTCTATGACCTGTTCCGCCCATATGGCATAAAGATCAACTGCAGGTTCATGTACGAATCATCCATGGATTCGATACGTAATTTTCGCTTAGGTAAAACGAATTACATTATAGACAACGACAGAAGTTCAATGAAAATAGCTAAATTAGTAAGCAGTAAGCTGAACGTTCCTGTGGATACGGAGCCGCTGCCCATAGGGATAAGAGAACACGGCAGATTCTCAGAAAAGATAGGGAAAGAGCTTGGAATGCAGGAAAAAGCGACAGCGATCGCAGCAGAAGAGGAAAATAGATACAGCTTAGAAATAAGCAAAATAAGACCTAAACTAGAGGGGAAAAAAGTACTGATAGAGGACAGATTCACTCAGAACATAGATTGGCTGGTCGAACTTGTATCAGATCTGGGCATGGAGGTATTAGCGGTCGGAATAGGACCTACGCACCACTGGAAAGAGAAAAGGGCCGAGCCGAAATCTCTTCCGAAGGGAGTGCCTATAAAACATGATTATCTGCTGGAGGACCTGTTGGCTGATGTAGAAAGTTTCTCACCCGACATAGTCCTGACGGACAGCGGACTCATGGAGCTGGATGGCATACGCAGTGCAATGTACTCCCGCCCCGCGCCCGGAATAAACAGCGTACTGAGGTTTGGGCGGAAGATGGGAGATCTTGTATCCGTACCCGCAACAGAGGGATGGAGGAAGATACAGTGA
- a CDS encoding ABC transporter ATP-binding protein, with product MLSQNDDVHTASKDLCEDVIDAAGIVVKFGDKTAVDHVDVNVKRGEIYGFLGPNGAGKTTTIRVLTTLLHPLSGDVKINGFRIPSENKEIRKLIGFVQQMISLDKDISVKENIVCHGYLQKVPKKDIRKRTENISAVLGLTPFLDYEVVKLSGGWKRKTAIACALMHDPKILFLDEPTAGLDTQSRHMLWDMIRQLNSAGTTIFLTTHYIEEAENLCDRVAIIDKGKRVALGSPKELCENIGRFAVEYDGEGCVRKYKYFLDWDEAKRFVAEFGDNDSVLLRKTSLEDVFLEMTGREVTADFVKVVRI from the coding sequence ATGTTGTCCCAGAACGATGATGTCCATACAGCCAGTAAAGACCTGTGCGAAGATGTTATCGATGCGGCGGGGATCGTAGTAAAGTTCGGTGATAAGACCGCAGTCGATCATGTCGACGTGAATGTCAAGCGAGGAGAGATATACGGTTTCCTCGGACCGAATGGCGCAGGCAAGACCACGACCATCCGTGTGCTCACCACGCTTCTCCATCCATTGTCCGGCGATGTAAAGATCAACGGTTTCAGGATACCTTCGGAAAACAAAGAGATAAGGAAGCTGATCGGGTTCGTCCAGCAGATGATCAGCCTTGATAAGGATATATCTGTGAAAGAGAACATAGTCTGCCACGGGTATCTTCAGAAGGTCCCAAAGAAAGATATACGCAAAAGGACGGAGAACATATCCGCAGTATTGGGCCTCACTCCCTTTTTGGATTATGAGGTGGTCAAACTTTCAGGAGGATGGAAAAGAAAGACCGCGATCGCGTGTGCGCTTATGCACGATCCGAAGATCCTTTTCCTGGATGAGCCAACAGCCGGATTGGACACTCAGTCCAGACATATGCTGTGGGACATGATCCGCCAGCTGAACAGCGCAGGGACCACGATATTTCTGACCACCCACTACATAGAGGAGGCAGAGAACCTGTGCGACAGAGTGGCCATAATCGATAAGGGGAAGCGGGTTGCACTAGGAAGTCCAAAGGAGCTGTGTGAAAACATCGGACGTTTTGCTGTCGAATATGACGGTGAAGGCTGTGTCCGAAAGTACAAATATTTTTTAGATTGGGATGAGGCTAAGAGGTTCGTTGCAGAATTCGGCGATAACGATTCTGTCCTTTTAAGGAAGACTTCTCTTGAGGATGTGTTCCTGGAGATGACGGGAAGAGAAGTGACCGCCGATTTCGTCAAGGTCGTGAGGATATGA
- a CDS encoding nitrogenase component 1 → MTVNRICMDGFTGALMAVESFSDGRAVLHGPGGCRNYHTFLTSVCYPRAKPADFKKYSQPYFFGQARMPCTYIDEDNYINGSEGKLEECIPAICRIDDNFDVFINSPGAALIGDNITDAIERAGFKDKAMAVEESLISQPFSSSYDHTIKSILEWKSPKKKETIPRSVNILGVPISAIDWQDVITEFVSLLSDMGITVISSPGAGCSSSDLEESTAAEYNVCISSEYCKRTAELYEKKYGIPTIFSEMGAPVGLDAVEHWAKNIGKIIGADTSKVEERIRQAKARVFRRIKGSMYSRRVKCSRFTIMADSSVAYPLTKWLHEYLCMVPASISVDPGEDDKMVSCIVGFLREIGLREAWNSDPAQKVDFVFTDGHTAESQVMIGTCRKGIDIAMPTLYRVNFIPRPVYGINGSMYILDEIFSCL, encoded by the coding sequence GTGACAGTCAACAGGATATGCATGGACGGTTTCACCGGCGCCCTTATGGCAGTGGAAAGCTTCAGCGACGGCAGGGCGGTTCTGCACGGTCCGGGAGGATGCAGAAACTATCATACGTTTTTGACCTCGGTGTGCTACCCTCGGGCAAAGCCTGCGGACTTCAAAAAATATTCCCAGCCGTATTTCTTCGGACAGGCAAGGATGCCATGTACGTACATAGATGAGGATAACTACATTAACGGTTCCGAGGGAAAACTTGAGGAGTGCATCCCAGCCATATGCAGGATCGATGATAATTTTGATGTTTTCATAAACTCTCCGGGGGCAGCGCTCATAGGCGATAACATAACGGATGCGATAGAACGAGCAGGATTCAAGGATAAGGCCATGGCGGTCGAGGAATCATTGATATCTCAGCCGTTCTCATCCAGTTATGACCACACCATAAAATCAATATTAGAGTGGAAGTCCCCGAAGAAAAAGGAGACGATCCCAAGATCCGTGAATATTTTGGGAGTGCCTATATCCGCAATAGACTGGCAGGACGTCATCACTGAATTTGTTTCGTTGCTCAGCGACATGGGCATAACGGTTATATCCTCTCCGGGGGCCGGATGCAGTTCATCAGATCTCGAAGAGTCCACGGCCGCAGAATACAACGTATGTATAAGCTCCGAATATTGCAAAAGGACCGCCGAGCTGTATGAAAAAAAATACGGCATACCGACCATATTCTCCGAAATGGGCGCACCGGTCGGACTCGACGCTGTCGAACACTGGGCAAAGAACATCGGGAAGATCATAGGGGCCGATACTTCAAAAGTGGAGGAACGCATCCGCCAGGCGAAGGCGCGTGTGTTCAGAAGGATCAAAGGATCGATGTATTCGAGACGTGTAAAATGTTCAAGGTTCACTATAATGGCGGACAGCTCCGTTGCGTACCCTCTTACAAAATGGCTGCACGAGTACCTCTGTATGGTGCCGGCAAGCATCTCTGTTGATCCAGGGGAGGACGACAAAATGGTATCCTGCATTGTGGGGTTCCTAAGAGAGATAGGGCTCAGGGAAGCATGGAACTCAGATCCCGCTCAGAAGGTCGATTTTGTCTTCACAGACGGGCACACAGCTGAAAGTCAAGTGATGATAGGAACCTGCAGGAAAGGCATAGATATCGCAATGCCCACTCTTTACCGCGTCAACTTCATACCGCGGCCGGTGTATGGAATAAACGGCTCCATGTATATCTTGGATGAGATATTCAGCTGTCTGTAA
- a CDS encoding ABC transporter permease — protein MIFSFFDETFRVSLQDLYYFKRNILSIMITIMVTPLLYYVSFCYGLGSNVNNMEGVPYVAFVIPGVIALSTLTSCFSSIANKVLSQRIYYTSFDEIILCPISPSAVIFGKALIGFIRGMIGCFILLAIGLVMTDGLHISVMLILSIAVSCVAFSLLGVLVGFLSNSLTTIIMFTTVLVVPMTFLCGTVFSVSSLPTGLQYIIAAMPLTYSTDCIRSAALDWSFPMLSLLIVIVWSVVFFSICYYMLVKGKL, from the coding sequence ATGATCTTTTCTTTTTTTGATGAGACCTTCCGGGTATCTCTGCAGGACCTGTACTACTTCAAACGGAATATCCTGTCGATAATGATCACAATAATGGTCACGCCCCTTCTGTACTACGTATCGTTTTGTTATGGTCTCGGCTCTAATGTGAACAACATGGAGGGCGTTCCTTATGTTGCCTTCGTTATCCCCGGAGTCATCGCCCTTTCGACGCTTACATCCTGTTTCTCTTCTATAGCCAATAAGGTCTTGTCTCAGAGGATATATTACACATCTTTCGATGAGATAATCCTCTGCCCGATATCGCCTTCGGCTGTGATCTTCGGAAAGGCACTGATCGGTTTCATAAGAGGGATGATAGGGTGCTTCATACTGCTCGCGATCGGTCTGGTAATGACCGACGGGCTGCACATAAGCGTTATGCTGATATTGAGCATAGCTGTATCATGTGTGGCCTTCTCTCTTCTGGGAGTATTGGTGGGATTCCTTTCGAACAGCCTGACGACCATAATTATGTTCACCACTGTCCTCGTGGTTCCAATGACATTTCTTTGCGGTACGGTTTTCTCAGTATCATCTTTGCCGACAGGGCTGCAGTATATCATAGCCGCCATGCCGCTGACGTATTCCACAGATTGCATCCGCTCAGCGGCTCTGGATTGGTCGTTCCCGATGCTGTCCCTGCTGATAGTGATCGTCTGGAGCGTTGTGTTCTTCTCAATATGCTACTATATGTTGGTAAAGGGAAAGCTCTAA
- a CDS encoding nitrogenase component 1, with amino-acid sequence MNTEPDGFIGAVLATEGTSDMRALINGPGGCRSRAQILLKELVRDYMGEEPGCCSSKYFSRQSRLPCTYLNSNDIVMGSSGKIVDGIGSLLSVTGSDIVMIDTLGASIQVTDNEEAVRRSGGEDRVILANKYLSNMSVYEGFDDTMKRIVEHICSKTLSTIPNSVNILGYNISDGGWEYGKEEISRMMRMLGLETVSFIGCSCKKEDVERSCGAELNILIHPEFSIETAKYYYKEFGIPYLIPRLGSPIGYPSLASFAYDVSDKFGVDPGGLLNEIDSERSRVNKILMNSEKAGGSLRGSSCSVTGISSDVLPIIKWMFDHLSVMPGYIKVLGPATLSTENLMKYLRDTDCIDSLEADPSGFYDIAFTDGMSAEQIRKSSSITTCVETRFPFSHGTSFINRSLIGTYGCRYILDEIINGHGLLQCGQPTMADFR; translated from the coding sequence ATGAACACGGAGCCAGATGGTTTTATCGGCGCGGTCCTTGCGACAGAAGGCACATCCGACATGAGGGCTCTGATCAACGGCCCGGGAGGCTGCCGTTCCAGGGCACAGATCCTTTTGAAAGAGCTCGTTCGAGATTATATGGGGGAAGAACCGGGGTGCTGCTCGTCAAAATATTTCAGCAGGCAATCCAGACTTCCTTGCACTTATCTTAATTCCAATGACATAGTGATGGGTTCTTCGGGCAAGATCGTCGACGGGATAGGTTCACTTCTTTCCGTTACAGGATCAGACATTGTTATGATAGACACCCTTGGCGCATCTATACAAGTGACAGACAACGAAGAGGCTGTCAGAAGGTCTGGAGGGGAGGACAGGGTCATTCTTGCAAACAAATATCTCTCTAATATGTCAGTATATGAGGGATTCGACGATACGATGAAAAGGATAGTTGAACACATCTGTTCGAAGACATTGAGTACGATCCCCAATTCTGTCAACATCCTGGGCTACAATATTTCTGACGGGGGTTGGGAATATGGTAAAGAGGAGATATCACGAATGATGAGAATGCTGGGATTGGAGACAGTCTCCTTTATCGGATGCAGTTGCAAAAAAGAAGATGTGGAGCGGTCATGCGGCGCAGAACTAAACATCCTCATACACCCCGAATTCTCGATCGAGACTGCAAAATACTACTACAAAGAATTCGGCATCCCGTACCTGATACCCAGGTTGGGGTCGCCCATCGGATATCCGTCGCTGGCATCTTTCGCGTACGATGTATCGGATAAGTTTGGGGTCGACCCGGGGGGATTATTGAACGAGATCGATTCAGAGAGATCCAGGGTCAACAAGATATTGATGAATTCCGAGAAAGCGGGAGGAAGTCTGCGCGGCAGCAGTTGCTCCGTGACCGGTATATCTTCGGATGTGCTTCCGATCATCAAATGGATGTTTGACCATCTGTCGGTCATGCCTGGATATATAAAGGTCCTTGGACCGGCAACGCTTTCTACAGAGAACCTTATGAAATATCTGCGGGATACGGACTGCATTGATTCACTTGAGGCAGACCCTTCCGGCTTCTACGACATTGCTTTCACAGACGGTATGTCTGCGGAACAGATCAGAAAAAGCAGCAGCATAACAACCTGTGTAGAGACCAGGTTCCCTTTTAGTCACGGGACTTCATTCATAAACCGGAGCCTTATCGGAACTTATGGATGCAGGTATATCCTGGATGAGATCATCAACGGCCACGGCTTATTACAATGCGGACAGCCGACAATGGCAGATTTCAGATAA
- a CDS encoding ABC transporter ATP-binding protein: MQCEETDLEMQTKAAETEMLLDVCGLAFGYTSANLLKEIDINTNGSEFIALMGPNGSGKTTLMRCINKILLIRGGSVIIDGNDIKKLKRDDMARICTTVPADIPADFSLNVKDFVMLGRSPYVANWWWESDEDLTIVEKAMWDFGIFQYSERKIHELSSGERARALLAKGVVQKPKLMMVDEPSAHLDIKYKVQVMEMLRGLSRSGLAVIMASHDINLVTRYCDKVMLLSEGKIIKFGTPNEVVTRESIKEVYGIDIKVIHDEGVPYVIPLAPDKNEKEFRVDL; encoded by the coding sequence ATGCAATGTGAAGAAACAGACTTGGAGATGCAGACGAAGGCTGCCGAGACAGAGATGCTGCTTGATGTCTGCGGGTTGGCATTCGGATACACTTCCGCGAATTTGCTGAAAGAAATAGACATAAACACCAACGGAAGCGAGTTCATTGCCCTCATGGGACCTAACGGATCGGGCAAGACCACGCTTATGCGCTGCATAAACAAGATACTGCTGATCCGCGGAGGGTCCGTCATCATTGATGGGAACGATATAAAAAAGCTTAAGAGAGATGATATGGCTCGCATCTGCACGACAGTGCCGGCAGATATTCCTGCCGATTTTTCACTCAATGTCAAAGACTTCGTGATGTTGGGCAGGTCGCCGTATGTCGCCAATTGGTGGTGGGAGTCCGATGAGGATCTTACCATTGTAGAGAAAGCGATGTGGGATTTTGGAATATTCCAATATTCAGAAAGGAAGATCCATGAGCTCAGCAGCGGGGAGCGGGCACGCGCATTGCTAGCAAAAGGCGTTGTGCAGAAACCTAAATTGATGATGGTGGATGAACCAAGCGCACACTTGGACATAAAATACAAGGTGCAGGTGATGGAGATGCTGAGAGGTCTATCCAGATCGGGCCTCGCAGTGATAATGGCATCGCATGACATCAACCTTGTAACAAGATACTGCGACAAGGTCATGCTTCTGAGCGAGGGAAAGATCATAAAGTTCGGCACCCCGAACGAAGTGGTAACGAGAGAGTCCATCAAAGAAGTGTATGGAATAGACATCAAGGTGATCCATGATGAGGGGGTTCCATATGTGATCCCCCTTGCCCCAGATAAGAACGAGAAAGAATTCAGAGTGGACCTGTGA